A window of Proteus columbae contains these coding sequences:
- a CDS encoding cytotoxic necrotizing factor Rho-activating domain-containing protein has translation MLNQQLHIRTPTVVVLDNRGSTIREINYCRHLDTINKTDERITRHHYHARGYLERSIDARLYKTQQSDSTIQANIQQVVSLGGLLSATKSVDSGNSVNISDIENKKVMDINGLGLVTEYHYTKPEFVSQLMVIMESSPTSKPILKERFTWGGADNKNIANNSVGKCTHHDFLAGRTEYGAYTLTGQSLIELRFITANTIKTPAHSQYQTRNIYDATGQLLKQIDATGHEREWKYDRAGFLKQSSVQLQSDKKQLVIKAIDYSAAGQKLRVEHGNGLVTTYEYEPETQRLLHVKTQRPQGHVLGAKIMQDLRYEYDPVGNIICLKNDAEATRYWRNQKVVPENRYVYDSLYQLVSATGRESTNQKTPASMQSQSVTTLVKDAQSYTNYTRLYTYDSGGNLVQLRHLSGIAQQSFTQNISVSKKTNRALLETQQVAIEQIDQQFDALGNQKHLSTGDALQWDLRGTLAQVNKRGNSEHYVYASASQRLMKQQVQRLSGRQIIRETHYLPNLEIWQSTEGAHLTEHREVVNITGNVRALCWKVGFPKGIKNNQLRYSYDDGVGNSGLETDGQGQLVSYEEYYPYGGTAIWSSENAVEANYKTIRYSGKEKDSTGLYYYGYRYYQPWIGRWLSADPAGTVDGLNLYRMVRNNPVTLRDPDGRMPSSSFSLFFSSDDTKLQKGSITPLRNRGLFVGSNNESAEVTLPFVINRFDSVEHNPVVREYSPQLLQEGGNFYNAVHIFYGSKVTSNEYGSGTIGTYWGHKTLSDNLTAIKVMSGSSGSVGISIRLDDIKEEKPLVITSGALSGCTMLYAVDKEQFYALHTGQRSGDNNWKTGIQGVKTAQTSLNALSGKNLSVSGDHNNDLIGTLSEFENSAITYLGKQGTKIDHVQENVAAFDYNLEAKLPSFSGRAGYSYALLAKDSGKVNVKVLSEDVTIDMKTNKISVLNSMKTRLH, from the coding sequence ATGTTAAATCAACAATTACACATAAGAACCCCAACCGTGGTGGTGCTTGATAATCGCGGATCAACAATCCGTGAAATTAATTATTGCCGTCATCTTGACACAATTAATAAAACCGATGAGCGTATTACGCGTCACCATTATCATGCGCGCGGCTATTTAGAACGCAGTATTGATGCAAGATTGTATAAAACACAACAATCAGACTCAACTATTCAAGCGAATATTCAGCAAGTGGTGAGTTTAGGCGGATTATTGTCTGCAACTAAAAGTGTAGATAGTGGTAATAGTGTCAATATCAGTGATATTGAAAACAAAAAAGTGATGGATATTAATGGGTTGGGGCTAGTGACGGAATATCACTATACAAAGCCAGAGTTTGTTTCACAACTTATGGTGATTATGGAGTCTTCCCCGACGTCCAAACCGATATTAAAAGAGCGCTTTACTTGGGGTGGGGCTGATAATAAAAATATTGCCAATAACTCCGTCGGTAAATGTACTCATCATGATTTTCTTGCTGGAAGAACGGAATATGGTGCTTATACCTTAACAGGGCAAAGTTTAATTGAATTACGGTTTATCACTGCGAATACCATTAAAACACCCGCACATTCTCAATATCAAACACGCAATATTTATGATGCTACAGGTCAGTTATTAAAACAAATTGATGCTACAGGGCACGAGCGTGAATGGAAATACGATAGAGCAGGTTTTCTAAAACAAAGTAGTGTGCAATTACAAAGCGATAAAAAACAACTCGTGATTAAAGCGATCGATTACTCGGCAGCAGGGCAAAAATTACGTGTAGAGCACGGTAATGGATTAGTCACCACTTATGAATACGAGCCTGAAACCCAACGTTTGTTGCATGTCAAAACCCAGCGTCCTCAAGGGCATGTTTTGGGTGCGAAGATAATGCAAGATCTGCGTTATGAGTACGATCCTGTCGGTAATATTATTTGTCTTAAAAATGATGCTGAAGCCACTCGCTACTGGCGTAATCAGAAAGTGGTGCCTGAAAATCGTTATGTGTATGACTCTCTGTATCAATTAGTGAGTGCAACAGGTCGTGAATCTACCAATCAAAAAACACCCGCTTCAATGCAATCTCAATCAGTCACTACATTAGTGAAAGATGCACAAAGTTATACCAATTACACGCGTTTATATACCTATGACAGCGGTGGTAACTTAGTCCAACTTCGCCATCTATCGGGAATAGCACAACAGAGTTTCACCCAAAATATCAGTGTCTCCAAGAAAACCAATCGGGCATTACTTGAAACACAACAGGTGGCTATCGAACAAATTGATCAGCAATTTGATGCTTTAGGTAATCAGAAACATTTATCAACGGGCGATGCATTGCAGTGGGATCTTCGCGGTACATTGGCACAAGTGAATAAGAGAGGGAATTCAGAACACTATGTTTATGCAAGCGCATCTCAACGATTAATGAAACAACAGGTACAGAGATTATCAGGACGGCAGATTATCAGGGAAACTCACTATTTACCGAATTTAGAAATATGGCAATCAACGGAGGGGGCGCATCTTACCGAACATCGAGAGGTGGTTAATATAACAGGAAATGTGAGAGCCTTATGTTGGAAAGTGGGCTTCCCAAAAGGGATTAAGAATAACCAACTGCGTTATAGCTATGATGATGGTGTGGGTAACAGTGGATTAGAAACCGATGGTCAAGGGCAATTAGTCAGTTATGAAGAGTATTACCCTTATGGGGGCACCGCGATTTGGTCGAGTGAAAATGCGGTAGAAGCCAATTACAAAACTATCCGTTATTCAGGCAAAGAGAAAGATTCTACGGGGCTTTATTACTACGGTTATCGTTATTATCAACCGTGGATTGGTCGTTGGTTAAGTGCCGATCCGGCAGGTACGGTGGATGGGCTGAATTTATACCGCATGGTGCGTAATAACCCGGTGACATTGCGTGATCCTGATGGGCGAATGCCTAGTAGCAGTTTTTCTCTCTTCTTTTCATCAGATGATACAAAGCTACAAAAGGGATCTATTACTCCTTTACGAAATCGTGGATTATTTGTGGGGAGTAACAACGAGAGTGCTGAGGTGACATTGCCATTCGTCATTAATCGATTTGATTCGGTTGAGCATAATCCCGTAGTAAGAGAGTACAGTCCGCAATTATTACAAGAAGGAGGTAATTTTTACAATGCTGTTCATATTTTCTATGGCTCTAAGGTTACGTCCAACGAATACGGTTCTGGAACAATAGGAACTTATTGGGGGCATAAAACACTTTCTGATAATCTTACCGCCATTAAAGTTATGAGTGGTTCATCAGGCAGTGTGGGTATAAGTATTCGATTGGATGATATTAAGGAGGAGAAACCATTAGTGATCACTTCAGGAGCTCTGAGTGGCTGTACAATGCTATACGCTGTAGATAAAGAACAATTCTATGCGTTGCATACCGGACAAAGATCCGGTGACAATAACTGGAAAACGGGGATTCAGGGAGTGAAAACAGCACAAACTAGCCTTAATGCCTTATCAGGTAAGAATTTATCGGTATCAGGGGATCATAATAATGACTTGATTGGTACATTAAGTGAGTTTGAAAATTCGGCAATAACTTATTTGGGGAAACAAGGCACGAAGATCGATCATGTCCAAGAAAATGTCGCTGCATTTGATTATAATCTTGAAGCTAAATTGCCTAGTTTCTCTGGCAGGGCTGGTTATAGTTATGCTCTATTGGCCAAGGATTCAGGAAAAGTTAATGTGAAAGTATTGTCGGAAGATGTGACTATCGATATGAAGACGAACAAAATTAGTGTTCTTAACTCAATGAAAACTCGTTTACATTAA
- the lysC gene encoding Rz1-like lysis system protein LysC has protein sequence MSLCLMLLSSCNKAPSTVVEAPNKFVPTHLLQPCSAPFFNVQVWGDYPDYVARLLLILEKCNTDKKAVAEILAAKSQLSAYELIYKRKQIKELKRC, from the coding sequence ATGAGCCTGTGCCTAATGCTGTTATCCAGCTGCAACAAAGCACCCTCAACCGTCGTGGAAGCACCCAATAAGTTTGTACCCACACACTTGCTACAACCGTGTTCTGCACCATTTTTTAATGTGCAAGTGTGGGGGGATTATCCCGATTATGTGGCGCGGTTATTGTTGATATTAGAGAAATGTAATACCGATAAAAAAGCGGTCGCAGAAATATTAGCAGCCAAAAGTCAGCTCAGTGCTTACGAGCTAATTTATAAAAGAAAGCAAATTAAGGAATTAAAAAGATGTTAA
- a CDS encoding M15 family metallopeptidase produces the protein MNTYTLSQRSQNNLNDVHQDLVRIVYLALTFSEYDFVVIEGVRSLIRQKELMKEGKSKTLNSRHLTGHAVDIVPLVNGVIPWQDWSAFESVSKAMKKAAYQLGISINWGGDWVSFRDGPHYELCRGAYP, from the coding sequence ATGAATACCTATACATTAAGTCAACGTAGCCAAAACAACCTAAACGACGTACATCAAGATTTAGTACGTATTGTTTATCTGGCACTGACATTCAGTGAATATGATTTTGTTGTTATTGAAGGTGTGCGTTCATTGATTCGACAAAAAGAGTTGATGAAAGAAGGTAAAAGCAAAACCCTCAATAGCCGACATTTAACGGGTCATGCCGTGGATATTGTCCCGTTAGTGAATGGTGTTATTCCTTGGCAAGATTGGTCAGCGTTTGAATCAGTATCAAAAGCGATGAAGAAAGCCGCTTATCAATTAGGTATTTCAATTAATTGGGGCGGGGATTGGGTGTCGTTTCGTGATGGACCTCATTACGAATTATGTCGCGGAGCATATCCATGA
- a CDS encoding phage holin family protein gives MLVAIPSESDALAWMIIGGFSAWGGIVRYLMEIRQKQIKWSWCGIGSQIVISVFTGLLGGLLSFESGASRYMSYMIAGLFGSMGSTTLIWLWNRIFGMNNLKEPK, from the coding sequence ATGCTGGTAGCAATCCCATCTGAAAGCGATGCGCTGGCTTGGATGATTATCGGTGGATTTTCAGCCTGGGGAGGTATCGTGAGGTATTTAATGGAAATTAGACAAAAACAAATTAAGTGGTCTTGGTGTGGCATTGGTAGCCAGATCGTGATTTCAGTGTTTACAGGATTATTAGGCGGATTATTAAGTTTTGAAAGTGGTGCAAGTCGCTATATGTCTTACATGATTGCAGGGCTTTTTGGATCAATGGGGAGCACGACATTGATTTGGTTATGGAATCGTATTTTTGGCATGAACAATCTTAAGGAGCCTAAATGA
- a CDS encoding SpvB/TcaC N-terminal domain-containing protein yields the protein MQNSEKLTFDAPNLPKGGGAVTGLTGNMGAVGPDGAATFSLPLPISQGRGYAPSLGLSYQNQAGNGAFGFGWSVGVMSIRRRTSKGVPTYTQQDEFVGPEGEVIVPIINKKGEIETAQRNELLGVKLAHQYQVATYRSRIEKSFSRFECWSLNDANAPTSTPKQFWVMLSANGDVHLFGYETTAQIVDSQNSAHIAQWNLNASVSATGEQIEYHYRHEDEQGCGKHEIQSHTNANTQRYLDKVYYGNSVGERAFSCVKTDNTLPNNALFTLVFDYGERSSALATYPQWQSNSTWALRKDCFSLFQYGFEVRTRRLCRQVLMYHRIESLEKQTPLAETPELVARLTLTYDESASGTVLVSAQQSAFNDNKDTQSLVTLPPVKFDWQRVGATQQAQWQSLDELASFTPQQPYQYVDLFGEGLAGVLYQDSDAWWYRAPVRKIDKQNPNAMSWDKAKKLPVIPSLRNSAMLTDVTGDGKLEWLVTQGEVNGYYTQDETKAENWLNFVPLDAIPVEYFHSNAEITSLTSSGFADLALIGPRSIRLYAGSAQGWKKSKEVMQTDGVILPIKNINRRTLVAFSDVLGSGQQHLIKIDYQGVSCWVHLGDGKFSAPITIPGFSADRLKFNPNQLYLADLDGSGTTDIIYAQSTHLEVYFNHSGNQFVRGDDIALPKNMHFDSHCQLQVADVQGLGVASILLTKLYPVPQHWVLSLQNKKPWLLTSINNNMGLIQNLHYRSSAQYWLDEKFARQQQSKGKAVSHLPFALHTLWKIDTVDEVTQSQLTQTFNYRHGVWDGKEKEFRGFGCVEATNAESFKSEENTTDKTPSALTRQWFLTGKSVVDAEFYNEFWQGDSAAFPHFSPRFTQGAGIQEKICDDSLRQQYTYWLERGLQGQLLRKEVYGLDNAVVADVPYAVTEQRPQVRLIEIQGHSPVVMPSVVESRTYHYERIAADPSCHQQITLEQDAYGVVTKAVAIDYPRRAKGAKNPYQHYESLPETLWASSYDEQQQNLRLSLSCQTCHHINHPEKQVYQLGITNASRQDIWTYGAEKQPKNGLNVEALLATDSLLAQKAASVFVGQQQLAYLDAEGKVTLTEPDFPIRLAYSETAELDEETAKIISQPYPNLKLDEVMKNAGYQQKDYLFADTSEKGKKLWVKPLLGVKAYGSLAQFYKPLVYKKTTLSCDYKLLWDKQFCVLMGKKSPLSVQDFYLTYDWRFLSPNSIIDENHNVHQVTFDGFGRVTTTRFSGTENGQQSGYSDKSFTMPTAVEDALALASALPIAMGFVYVTDSWMSASSKMPPHALQIMTDRYDSDSQQQIRQQITFSDGFGRLLQTSVRVEAGESFLRSEKGELVVDRAQQAQQKSTTIRWAISGETEYDNKGNVKRVYQPYFLNDWRYISESSSQPNRFADTHYYDALGRLYRVNTAKNYQRNTIVTPWFVAQEDENDTLV from the coding sequence ATGCAAAATTCAGAGAAATTGACCTTTGATGCGCCAAATTTACCCAAAGGGGGCGGTGCAGTCACAGGATTAACCGGCAATATGGGCGCTGTTGGTCCTGATGGCGCAGCTACTTTTAGCTTACCGTTACCAATCAGCCAAGGCCGGGGTTATGCCCCTTCTTTAGGCCTAAGTTATCAAAATCAAGCCGGTAACGGCGCGTTTGGTTTTGGTTGGTCTGTTGGTGTGATGTCGATTCGTCGTCGTACTTCAAAAGGCGTGCCTACTTATACTCAACAAGATGAATTTGTTGGGCCTGAAGGTGAAGTGATTGTGCCAATTATCAATAAGAAAGGCGAAATTGAAACAGCACAACGTAATGAGTTACTTGGCGTAAAACTTGCTCATCAATATCAAGTGGCAACTTATCGTTCACGTATTGAAAAAAGCTTTAGTCGTTTTGAGTGTTGGTCATTAAATGATGCTAATGCACCAACTAGTACACCTAAACAGTTTTGGGTGATGTTAAGTGCCAATGGCGATGTGCATTTATTTGGTTATGAAACCACAGCACAGATTGTAGATAGCCAAAATAGCGCGCATATTGCGCAATGGAACTTGAATGCGTCAGTTTCAGCAACCGGTGAACAGATCGAATATCACTATCGCCATGAAGATGAACAAGGTTGTGGTAAACATGAAATTCAATCACATACCAATGCCAATACACAACGCTATTTAGACAAAGTGTATTACGGTAATTCTGTGGGAGAGCGTGCTTTTTCTTGTGTCAAAACCGATAATACATTACCTAACAATGCGTTATTTACACTGGTATTTGATTACGGTGAGCGTAGCAGTGCATTAGCAACTTATCCTCAGTGGCAGAGCAATTCAACATGGGCATTGCGTAAAGACTGCTTTTCACTTTTCCAGTACGGTTTTGAAGTTCGTACTCGTCGTTTATGTCGTCAAGTGCTGATGTATCACCGTATTGAAAGTTTAGAAAAACAAACACCACTAGCAGAAACTCCAGAATTAGTTGCCAGATTAACGCTAACTTACGATGAGTCAGCATCAGGTACTGTTTTAGTTTCAGCACAACAATCAGCGTTTAATGATAATAAAGACACTCAATCGTTAGTGACATTACCGCCAGTAAAATTTGATTGGCAAAGGGTAGGTGCGACTCAACAAGCACAGTGGCAATCACTTGATGAACTTGCGTCATTTACGCCACAACAACCTTATCAATATGTCGATCTATTCGGCGAAGGGCTTGCGGGGGTACTTTATCAAGATAGCGACGCTTGGTGGTATCGCGCGCCAGTTAGAAAAATTGATAAGCAAAATCCTAATGCGATGTCATGGGATAAAGCTAAAAAACTTCCTGTTATCCCATCGTTACGAAATTCAGCAATGCTGACCGATGTCACGGGTGATGGAAAACTGGAATGGTTAGTCACACAAGGTGAAGTAAATGGCTATTACACCCAAGATGAAACAAAGGCAGAAAATTGGCTCAATTTTGTGCCACTTGATGCAATCCCTGTGGAGTATTTTCATTCTAACGCTGAAATTACTTCATTAACAAGCAGTGGTTTTGCCGACTTAGCCTTAATTGGCCCTCGTAGTATTCGCCTTTATGCTGGTTCTGCCCAAGGGTGGAAAAAAAGTAAAGAGGTAATGCAAACAGATGGTGTGATTTTGCCGATTAAGAATATTAATCGTCGTACTTTAGTGGCATTTAGTGATGTATTAGGTTCGGGTCAGCAACACCTGATTAAAATTGATTACCAAGGCGTAAGTTGTTGGGTTCATCTTGGTGATGGCAAATTTAGCGCCCCTATTACTATTCCAGGTTTCTCTGCTGATCGTCTTAAATTTAATCCTAATCAGCTCTATTTAGCGGATTTAGATGGTAGTGGTACAACGGATATTATTTACGCCCAATCGACCCATTTAGAGGTTTATTTTAACCACAGTGGCAATCAATTTGTGCGTGGCGATGATATCGCATTACCGAAAAATATGCATTTTGATAGCCATTGCCAGCTACAAGTGGCGGATGTGCAAGGTCTTGGTGTTGCCAGTATTTTACTGACTAAATTATATCCTGTGCCGCAACATTGGGTACTTTCGTTGCAAAATAAAAAACCGTGGTTATTAACATCGATTAATAACAATATGGGGTTAATTCAAAATCTGCATTACCGCAGTTCAGCGCAATATTGGTTGGATGAGAAATTCGCTCGTCAACAACAGAGCAAAGGCAAAGCGGTTAGTCATTTACCTTTTGCATTACATACGCTGTGGAAAATCGACACAGTGGATGAGGTAACCCAAAGCCAGTTAACACAAACGTTTAATTATCGTCATGGCGTTTGGGATGGTAAAGAGAAAGAGTTTCGTGGTTTTGGTTGTGTAGAAGCCACCAATGCCGAATCCTTTAAAAGCGAAGAAAATACCACGGATAAAACACCGAGTGCGTTAACGCGTCAGTGGTTTTTAACGGGTAAATCTGTGGTTGATGCCGAGTTTTATAATGAGTTTTGGCAAGGTGACAGTGCGGCATTTCCTCACTTCTCACCACGTTTTACCCAAGGCGCAGGTATCCAAGAAAAGATCTGCGACGACTCACTACGTCAACAATATACGTATTGGCTTGAGCGTGGGCTACAAGGTCAGTTACTCAGAAAAGAAGTCTATGGTTTAGATAACGCTGTTGTCGCTGATGTACCTTATGCCGTCACAGAACAACGCCCACAAGTGCGTTTAATTGAAATACAAGGACATTCACCTGTGGTGATGCCTTCAGTGGTGGAAAGTCGTACATACCATTATGAACGAATTGCAGCTGATCCGTCTTGTCATCAACAAATCACATTAGAGCAAGACGCCTATGGTGTTGTGACCAAAGCGGTTGCAATTGATTATCCAAGACGCGCTAAAGGTGCAAAAAATCCTTATCAGCATTATGAGAGCTTGCCTGAAACGTTATGGGCATCAAGTTATGACGAACAGCAACAAAACTTACGCTTAAGCTTATCGTGTCAAACATGTCATCATATTAATCACCCTGAAAAACAGGTTTATCAACTGGGCATTACTAACGCAAGTCGTCAGGATATTTGGACATATGGAGCAGAAAAGCAGCCTAAGAATGGCTTGAATGTAGAAGCCTTACTAGCAACTGACAGTTTGTTGGCACAAAAAGCAGCATCGGTATTTGTAGGACAACAACAACTGGCTTATTTGGATGCTGAAGGCAAAGTGACATTAACTGAGCCTGATTTTCCAATCCGTTTAGCGTATAGCGAAACCGCAGAATTAGACGAAGAAACTGCCAAAATCATTTCACAGCCTTATCCTAATTTAAAACTGGATGAAGTGATGAAAAACGCGGGTTATCAGCAAAAAGATTACTTATTTGCAGACACATCAGAAAAAGGCAAAAAACTGTGGGTGAAACCGTTATTAGGCGTTAAAGCCTATGGTTCATTAGCTCAGTTTTATAAGCCACTAGTGTACAAAAAAACGACACTTTCTTGTGACTATAAGTTGTTATGGGATAAGCAATTTTGTGTATTAATGGGGAAAAAGTCCCCTTTGAGCGTACAAGATTTTTATCTTACTTATGATTGGCGTTTTTTATCTCCGAATTCGATTATTGATGAAAACCATAATGTTCACCAAGTCACTTTTGATGGTTTTGGTCGTGTAACAACAACCCGTTTTTCAGGGACCGAAAATGGTCAACAAAGTGGTTATAGCGATAAAAGCTTCACTATGCCAACAGCCGTAGAAGATGCTTTAGCGTTGGCTTCAGCACTGCCTATCGCCATGGGTTTTGTTTATGTTACCGATAGTTGGATGTCAGCATCCTCAAAAATGCCACCTCATGCGCTGCAAATCATGACCGACCGTTATGACAGCGACTCACAACAGCAAATTCGCCAACAAATCACCTTTAGCGATGGTTTTGGTCGCTTATTGCAAACGTCCGTCAGAGTTGAAGCGGGTGAGTCCTTTTTGCGTAGTGAAAAAGGTGAATTAGTGGTTGATCGTGCACAACAGGCACAACAAAAAAGTACCACAATACGTTGGGCAATTTCAGGTGAAACAGAATATGACAACAAAGGAAATGTAAAGCGGGTTTATCAGCCTTATTTTCTTAATGACTGGCGTTATATTTCCGAGAGTTCATCTCAACCAAATCGTTTTGCGGATACCCATTATTACGATGCATTAGGTCGCTTATATCGAGTGAATACCGCAAAGAACTATCAGCGTAATACGATAGTGACACCGTGGTTTGTGGCTCAGGAAGATGAAAATGACACCCTAGTGTAG